A region of Mycolicibacterium brumae DNA encodes the following proteins:
- a CDS encoding TetR/AcrR family transcriptional regulator — protein sequence MVPQTPPPAAKVDGRKRRWRQHKVDRRNELVDGALDAVRRRGRDVSMDDIAAEIGVSKAVLYRYFVDKSDLTTAVMMRFAQTTLIPNMAAALAQDLDDYDLARECIRVYVETVASEPEVYPFVFSNNSPSKNKVIADSERIIAGMLAVMFRQRMAKVGMNTAGVGPWSYMIVGGVQLATHSWMSNPRMSSDELIDYLTMLGWNALCGIVEVGGSLEVFRNSPHPSPPLPPHLTRRD from the coding sequence GTGGTCCCTCAGACACCGCCCCCCGCGGCCAAGGTGGATGGTCGCAAACGGCGCTGGCGGCAACACAAGGTCGATCGTCGCAATGAACTGGTGGACGGAGCGCTGGACGCGGTCCGCCGCCGCGGGCGCGATGTCAGCATGGACGATATAGCTGCTGAAATCGGCGTTTCGAAGGCCGTTCTGTACCGCTACTTCGTGGACAAATCCGATCTCACCACCGCGGTGATGATGCGGTTCGCGCAGACCACCCTGATCCCGAACATGGCCGCCGCGCTGGCCCAGGATCTCGACGATTACGACCTGGCGCGGGAGTGCATCCGGGTGTACGTGGAAACCGTCGCCTCCGAACCGGAGGTCTACCCGTTTGTCTTCTCGAACAACTCCCCCAGCAAAAACAAGGTGATCGCCGACAGCGAACGGATCATCGCCGGGATGCTGGCGGTGATGTTCCGCCAGCGAATGGCGAAGGTCGGCATGAACACCGCCGGGGTGGGGCCGTGGTCCTACATGATCGTCGGCGGGGTGCAGCTGGCCACCCACTCCTGGATGTCGAACCCCCGGATGAGCTCCGACGAGCTGATCGACTACCTGACTATGCTGGGGTGGAACGCGCTGTGCGGCATCGTCGAGGTCGGCGGATCGCTGGAGGTGTTCCGCAACAGCCCGCACCCGTCGCCGCCGTTGCCGCCGCATCTCACCCGCCGGGACTGA
- a CDS encoding PPK2 family polyphosphate kinase, protein MAELPDLWTHHPSSVLAFRPGNRVTDIDAGATPGFRGDKADAPALQAERNAVFADLQEMLYANGKTAGDHRSVLLVLQGMDTAGKGGIVGHVVGAANPMGVRYTSFGVPTAEERAHHYLWRIRNALPPAGHIGVFDRSHYEDVLVVRVRNLVAPEVWGARYDEINAFEKELVDAGTTIVKVAMFVSPEEQKQRLAARLERPDKYWKYNPGDLDERKLWPQYQEAYQAVLDKTNTDYAPWHVVPCDRKWYSRLAVTELLIEALRAMDLSWPPADFDVEAERARVEQA, encoded by the coding sequence ATGGCAGAGCTTCCCGACCTGTGGACCCACCACCCGAGCTCCGTGCTCGCCTTCCGCCCCGGCAACCGGGTGACCGACATCGACGCCGGCGCGACGCCGGGCTTCCGCGGCGACAAGGCCGACGCCCCCGCGTTGCAGGCAGAGCGCAACGCCGTCTTCGCCGACCTGCAGGAGATGCTCTACGCCAACGGCAAGACCGCCGGCGACCACCGATCAGTGCTGCTGGTGCTGCAGGGCATGGACACCGCGGGCAAGGGCGGCATCGTCGGGCACGTGGTGGGCGCGGCCAACCCGATGGGCGTGCGGTACACCAGCTTCGGGGTCCCGACCGCCGAGGAGCGCGCGCATCACTACCTGTGGCGGATCCGCAACGCGCTGCCGCCGGCCGGCCACATCGGGGTGTTCGACCGATCCCACTACGAGGACGTGCTGGTGGTCCGGGTGCGCAATCTGGTCGCCCCGGAGGTCTGGGGCGCCCGTTACGACGAGATCAACGCCTTCGAGAAGGAACTCGTCGACGCCGGGACGACGATCGTCAAGGTGGCGATGTTCGTCTCACCCGAGGAGCAGAAGCAGCGGCTGGCCGCCCGACTGGAACGCCCGGACAAGTACTGGAAGTACAACCCGGGCGATCTGGACGAGCGCAAGCTGTGGCCGCAGTACCAGGAGGCGTACCAGGCGGTGCTGGACAAGACCAACACGGACTACGCCCCGTGGCACGTGGTGCCGTGTGACCGCAAGTGGTACAGCCGGCTGGCCGTCACCGAGCTGTTGATCGAAGCCCTGCGCGCGATGGACCTGAGCTGGCCACCCGCCGATTTCGATGTCGAGGCCGAGCGGGCCCGGGTAGAGCAGGCCTAG
- a CDS encoding cyclopropane mycolic acid synthase family methyltransferase encodes MSKVESDLTPYYEESQGIYDVSDEFFALFLDPTMGYTCGYYERDDMNLEESQTAKFDLALGKLNLEPGMTLLDIGCGWGGALRRAVEKYDVNVIGITLSKNQAAYSQKLMASLDSSRSREVLLCGWEEFDRPVDRIVSIGAFEAFKAERYPAFFAKAYSLLPSDGRMLLHTILAHTQAFFRENGIKLTISDLKFMKFIGEVIFPGGQLPSVENIEQLAVDSGFNLTQIQLLQPHYARTLDMWAANLEARKDEAIAMQGEEIYDRYMHYLTGCADFFRRGITNVGQFTLVKGS; translated from the coding sequence ATGTCAAAGGTCGAGTCGGATCTCACTCCGTACTACGAGGAATCCCAGGGGATCTACGACGTCTCCGACGAGTTCTTTGCCCTGTTCCTCGATCCGACCATGGGTTACACGTGCGGCTACTACGAGCGCGACGACATGAACCTCGAAGAGTCGCAGACCGCCAAGTTCGACCTTGCCCTGGGCAAGCTGAACCTGGAGCCCGGCATGACCCTGCTGGACATCGGCTGTGGCTGGGGCGGGGCGCTGCGGCGTGCCGTGGAGAAGTACGACGTCAACGTCATCGGCATCACCCTGAGCAAGAACCAGGCCGCCTACAGCCAGAAGCTGATGGCCAGCCTGGACAGCTCGCGTAGCCGTGAGGTGCTGCTGTGCGGCTGGGAGGAGTTCGACCGCCCGGTCGACCGCATCGTGAGCATCGGCGCGTTCGAGGCGTTCAAGGCCGAGCGCTACCCGGCGTTCTTCGCCAAGGCCTACAGCCTGCTGCCGTCGGACGGCCGGATGCTGCTGCACACCATCCTGGCCCACACCCAGGCGTTCTTCCGGGAGAACGGGATCAAGCTGACGATCAGCGATCTGAAGTTCATGAAGTTCATCGGCGAGGTGATCTTCCCCGGTGGTCAGCTGCCGTCGGTGGAGAACATCGAGCAACTGGCCGTCGACAGCGGCTTCAACCTCACCCAGATCCAGCTGCTGCAGCCGCACTACGCCCGCACCCTGGACATGTGGGCGGCGAACCTGGAAGCCCGCAAGGACGAGGCGATCGCCATGCAGGGCGAGGAGATCTACGACCGGTACATGCACTACCTGACCGGCTGCGCCGATTTCTTCCGCCGTGGCATCACCAACGTCGGCCAGTTCACCCTGGTCAAGGGCAGCTAA
- a CDS encoding 3-hydroxybutyryl-CoA dehydrogenase, translating to MTTKPIERVGVVGAGQMGAGIAEVCARSGVNVKVFETTDALVAGGRARITKSLERGVSAGKITERERDRALDGLSFTTDLADFADRDLVIEAVIEDENVKAAIFARLDEVITDPEAVLASNTSSIPIMKIAAATKNPSRVIGLHFFNPVPVLPLVELVSSLATGDDAAARAEEFAGNVLGKQVVRCGDRAGFVVNALLLPYLLSAIRMVEAGFATVEDIDTAVVAGLSHPMGPLRLSDLVGLDTVKMIADKLYDEFKEPHYGSPPLLERMVEAGMLGKKSGQGFYSYG from the coding sequence ATGACAACCAAACCGATTGAACGCGTCGGCGTCGTGGGCGCCGGCCAGATGGGCGCCGGCATCGCCGAGGTGTGTGCCCGGTCTGGCGTCAACGTCAAGGTGTTCGAGACCACCGACGCGCTGGTGGCCGGCGGCCGCGCCCGGATCACCAAGTCCCTGGAACGCGGGGTCAGCGCCGGCAAGATCACCGAGCGGGAGCGCGACCGGGCCCTCGACGGCCTGTCGTTCACCACCGATCTGGCCGACTTCGCCGACCGCGACCTGGTCATCGAGGCCGTCATCGAGGACGAGAACGTCAAGGCCGCGATCTTCGCCCGCCTCGACGAGGTCATCACCGACCCGGAGGCCGTGCTGGCGTCGAACACCTCCAGCATCCCGATCATGAAGATCGCCGCCGCCACCAAGAACCCGTCCCGGGTCATCGGCCTGCACTTCTTCAACCCGGTTCCGGTGCTGCCGCTGGTCGAGCTGGTCTCCAGCCTGGCCACCGGCGACGACGCCGCGGCTCGCGCCGAGGAGTTCGCCGGCAACGTGCTGGGCAAACAGGTGGTGCGCTGCGGGGATCGCGCCGGCTTCGTCGTCAACGCGTTGCTGCTGCCCTACCTGCTGTCGGCCATCCGGATGGTCGAGGCGGGCTTCGCCACCGTCGAGGACATCGACACCGCCGTCGTCGCCGGACTCTCGCACCCGATGGGGCCGCTGCGGCTGTCCGACCTGGTGGGCCTGGACACCGTGAAAATGATCGCCGACAAGCTCTACGACGAGTTCAAGGAACCGCACTACGGATCGCCCCCGCTGCTGGAGCGTATGGTCGAGGCGGGGATGCTCGGCAAGAAGTCCGGCCAGGGCTTCTACAGCTACGGCTGA